A genomic window from Pseudogulbenkiania sp. MAI-1 includes:
- a CDS encoding IclR family transcriptional regulator C-terminal domain-containing protein: protein MYNNEDLHTQDPEELPGADESSEDTAHTAAEDIAAQSGDPNFMTSLARGLTVIQAFSQQRRLMSISQISQKTGIPRAAVRRCLYTLNKLGFVSAEDGRNFALRPRILSLGHAYLASTPLAKAAQPVLRHISNTLNESSSIAILDGDEILYIARASTSRIMTIDLDIGSRLPAAHTSMGRVLLAYLPEEEREAHLARAKLIQYTPHTLITVEALRAELDKVRAQGYAIIDQELEIGLRSIAVPIASSDGKVVAAMNIGVQAARVSIADLESRMLPALQAGSKELSLLLG, encoded by the coding sequence ATGTACAACAACGAAGACCTCCATACCCAGGACCCGGAGGAGCTGCCCGGCGCCGACGAGAGCAGTGAGGACACCGCGCACACCGCGGCCGAGGACATCGCCGCCCAGAGCGGCGACCCCAACTTCATGACCTCGCTCGCGCGCGGCCTGACCGTCATCCAGGCCTTCTCACAGCAGCGGCGCCTGATGTCGATCTCGCAGATCAGCCAGAAGACCGGCATCCCGCGCGCCGCCGTGCGCCGCTGCCTGTACACGCTGAACAAGCTCGGCTTCGTCAGCGCCGAGGACGGCCGCAACTTCGCGCTGCGTCCGCGCATCCTGTCGCTAGGCCACGCCTACCTGGCGTCGACGCCGCTCGCCAAGGCGGCGCAGCCGGTGCTGCGCCACATCAGCAACACACTCAACGAATCGAGTTCGATCGCCATCCTCGACGGTGACGAGATCCTGTACATCGCCCGCGCCTCGACCTCGCGCATCATGACCATCGACCTCGACATCGGCAGTCGGCTGCCGGCCGCGCACACCTCGATGGGGCGCGTGCTGCTCGCCTATCTGCCCGAGGAAGAGCGCGAGGCCCACCTGGCCCGCGCCAAGCTGATCCAGTACACGCCGCACACGCTGATCACCGTCGAGGCCCTGCGCGCCGAACTCGACAAGGTGCGCGCGCAAGGCTATGCCATCATCGACCAGGAACTGGAGATCGGCCTGCGCTCGATCGCGGTGCCGATCGCCTCTTCCGACGGCAAGGTGGTGGCCGCGATGAACATCGGGGTGCAAGCCGCCCGGGTCTCCATCGCCGATCTGGAAAGCCGCATGCTGCCGGCGCTGCAGGCTGGTTCCAAGGAACTGTCGCTGCTGCTGGGCTGA
- a CDS encoding sulfite exporter TauE/SafE family protein has translation MQLEPIAWLASAAAVLVTGISKSGLGGALGGLAVPLMSIWISPREAAAVMLPILMLTDLVGIRAWRGKASREDLRLLVPAALLGILAGTLAFGMMSDRVVKGAIGLIAVAFTADRMLRRGKVRPADRPVSGLGARLAGATSGFTSTLAHAGGPPVLAYLLGRGLPRERFVATTVYFFTLINAAKLPFYLALGLFTRDTLLTALFLAPLVPLGVWLGMRILRHIPERPFYLFATAALGLSGVQLLWSALG, from the coding sequence ATGCAGCTCGAACCCATCGCCTGGCTGGCCAGCGCCGCCGCCGTCCTCGTCACCGGCATCTCCAAATCCGGGCTGGGAGGCGCGTTGGGCGGTCTGGCGGTGCCGCTGATGTCGATCTGGATCTCGCCCCGGGAAGCGGCGGCGGTGATGCTGCCGATCCTGATGCTGACCGACCTGGTGGGTATCCGCGCCTGGCGTGGCAAGGCATCGCGGGAGGATTTGCGTCTATTGGTGCCGGCAGCACTGCTCGGCATCCTGGCCGGCACGCTGGCCTTCGGCATGATGTCGGACCGGGTGGTGAAGGGTGCCATCGGTCTGATCGCCGTAGCCTTCACCGCGGACCGGATGCTGCGCCGGGGCAAGGTGCGGCCGGCGGATCGCCCGGTGTCTGGGCTGGGGGCGCGGCTGGCGGGCGCCACCTCGGGCTTCACCAGCACGCTGGCCCACGCCGGCGGGCCGCCGGTGCTGGCCTACCTGCTGGGTCGCGGGCTGCCGCGTGAGCGCTTTGTCGCCACCACTGTGTATTTCTTCACCCTGATCAACGCTGCCAAGCTGCCCTTCTACCTGGCCTTGGGGCTGTTCACGCGGGACACCCTGCTGACCGCGCTGTTCCTCGCCCCGCTGGTGCCGCTGGGGGTGTGGCTGGGCATGCGCATCCTGCGCCACATCCCGGAGCGCCCGTTCTACCTGTTCGCCACCGCGGCATTGGGGCTGTCGGGCGTGCAGTTGCTGTGGAGTGCGCTGGGCTGA
- a CDS encoding ABC transporter permease produces MLLDFDRLGAWRWGLVGVGTVVTLFLLLPIVFIAALSFGDSQWLVFPPPGWTLQWYEQLLTDPVWLDSLFTSAKVAVIVTVLSVTLGLLAALGLARSRFFGKSALQAFFLTPMVLPVVVLAVALYAFFLKLGLTGTLTGFVIGHLIIALPFSIITIGNSLQSFDPALEDAAMICGAGPIEVKLRVTLPAIRLGLFAAAVFSFLISWDEVVLSIFMASPTLQTLPVLIWSTLRQDLTPVIAAASTLLVAFTIVLMLLVSLLKKGNQP; encoded by the coding sequence ATGCTACTCGATTTCGATCGTCTGGGTGCCTGGCGCTGGGGCCTGGTGGGCGTCGGCACCGTGGTGACGCTGTTCCTGCTGTTGCCCATCGTGTTCATCGCCGCCTTGTCGTTCGGCGACTCACAATGGCTGGTGTTTCCGCCGCCGGGCTGGACGCTGCAGTGGTACGAGCAGCTCCTGACCGACCCGGTGTGGCTGGATTCGCTGTTCACCAGCGCCAAGGTGGCGGTGATCGTCACCGTGCTGTCGGTCACGCTGGGATTGCTGGCGGCGCTGGGGCTGGCGCGTAGCCGCTTTTTCGGCAAGAGCGCGCTGCAGGCCTTCTTCCTGACGCCGATGGTGCTGCCGGTGGTGGTGCTGGCGGTGGCGCTCTACGCCTTCTTCCTCAAGCTGGGGTTGACCGGCACGCTGACTGGCTTCGTGATCGGCCATCTGATCATCGCGCTGCCGTTCTCCATCATCACCATCGGCAACTCGCTGCAGAGCTTCGATCCGGCGCTGGAAGACGCCGCGATGATCTGCGGCGCGGGACCGATCGAGGTGAAGCTGCGCGTGACGCTGCCGGCCATCCGGCTCGGCCTGTTCGCCGCTGCGGTGTTCTCTTTCCTGATTTCGTGGGACGAGGTCGTGCTGTCGATCTTCATGGCCAGCCCCACCTTGCAAACCCTGCCGGTATTGATCTGGAGCACGCTGCGCCAGGACCTGACCCCGGTGATTGCGGCGGCGTCGACCCTGCTGGTGGCCTTCACCATCGTGCTGATGCTGCTCGTTTCCCTGTTGAAGAAAGGTAATCAGCCATGA
- a CDS encoding 3-oxoacid CoA-transferase subunit A produces the protein MIDKTVASLEEAVAGIFDGATVMIGGFGTAGQPAELIDALIAQGAKDLTIVNNNAGNGEIGLAALLKARRVKKIICSFPRQADSHVFDALYRAGEIQLELVPQGNLAARIQAAGAGLGAIFTPTGYGTLLAEGKETREIDGKHYVLEYPIKADFALIKAQQGDRWGNLVYRKSARNFGPIMAAAATTTIAQVSEIVPLGALDPEVIVTPGIFVQRVVAVSGAASARVA, from the coding sequence ATGATCGACAAGACCGTTGCCTCCCTTGAGGAGGCGGTGGCCGGCATCTTCGACGGTGCCACCGTGATGATCGGCGGCTTCGGCACGGCGGGGCAGCCTGCCGAGCTGATCGACGCGCTGATCGCGCAAGGTGCCAAAGACCTCACCATCGTCAACAACAATGCCGGCAACGGCGAGATCGGTCTTGCGGCACTGCTGAAGGCCCGCCGCGTCAAGAAGATCATCTGCTCCTTCCCGCGCCAGGCCGATTCGCACGTGTTCGACGCGCTGTACCGCGCCGGCGAGATCCAGCTCGAGCTGGTGCCGCAGGGCAACCTCGCTGCCCGTATCCAGGCCGCCGGCGCGGGCCTCGGCGCCATCTTCACCCCGACCGGCTACGGCACGCTGCTGGCCGAAGGCAAGGAAACGCGCGAGATCGACGGCAAGCACTACGTGCTCGAATACCCGATCAAGGCCGACTTCGCGCTGATCAAGGCGCAGCAGGGCGACCGCTGGGGCAACCTGGTGTACCGCAAGAGCGCGCGCAACTTCGGCCCGATCATGGCCGCCGCCGCCACCACCACCATCGCCCAGGTGAGCGAGATCGTGCCGCTGGGTGCGCTTGATCCGGAAGTGATCGTGACCCCGGGCATCTTTGTGCAGCGCGTTGTGGCTGTATCGGGCGCCGCGTCGGCGCGTGTGGCGTAA
- the pcaF gene encoding 3-oxoadipyl-CoA thiolase, producing MENAYICDAIRTPFGRYGGTLSSVRADDLGALPIKALIERNPSVDWGAIDDVIYGCANQAGEDNRNVARMSSLLAGLPQEVPGSTVNRLCGSSLDAIGIAARAIKSGETSLMIAGGVESMSRAPYVMGKADTAFSRNMKIEDTTIGWRFVNPLMKAQYGVDSMPETAENVATDFAISRADQDAFALRSQQRYAAAHEAGRFADELIPVTIAQKKGEAIVFAKDEHPRATTPEALAKLKGVVRPDGSVTAGNASGVNDGACALLLANEAAASRYGLTPRARIVAMATAGVAPRIMGFGPAPAIRKVLAKAGLTLDQIDLIELNEAFAAQALAVTRDHGLADDDARVNPNGGAIAIGHPLGASGARLVTTAAYQLARTGGRYALCTMCIGVGQGIALIIERV from the coding sequence ATGGAAAACGCCTACATCTGCGACGCGATCCGCACCCCCTTCGGCCGCTACGGCGGCACCTTGTCCTCGGTGCGTGCCGACGACCTCGGCGCCTTGCCGATCAAGGCCCTGATCGAGCGCAACCCCAGCGTCGACTGGGGCGCCATCGACGACGTGATCTACGGTTGCGCCAACCAGGCCGGCGAAGACAACCGCAACGTGGCACGCATGTCCTCCTTGCTGGCCGGGCTGCCGCAAGAGGTGCCGGGCAGCACCGTCAACCGTCTGTGCGGTTCGAGCCTGGATGCGATCGGCATCGCCGCGCGCGCCATCAAGAGCGGCGAGACCAGCCTGATGATCGCCGGCGGCGTCGAGAGCATGAGCCGCGCCCCGTACGTGATGGGCAAGGCCGACACCGCGTTCTCGCGCAACATGAAGATCGAGGACACCACCATCGGCTGGCGTTTCGTCAACCCGCTGATGAAGGCGCAGTACGGCGTCGATTCGATGCCGGAAACCGCCGAAAACGTCGCGACCGATTTCGCCATCAGCCGTGCCGACCAGGACGCCTTCGCGCTGCGCAGCCAGCAGCGTTACGCCGCAGCACATGAAGCCGGCCGTTTTGCCGACGAACTGATCCCGGTCACCATCGCCCAGAAGAAGGGCGAGGCGATCGTGTTCGCCAAGGACGAGCATCCGCGCGCCACTACGCCGGAAGCATTGGCTAAGCTGAAGGGTGTGGTGCGTCCGGACGGCAGCGTGACTGCCGGGAATGCCTCCGGCGTCAACGACGGCGCCTGCGCCCTGCTGCTGGCCAATGAAGCCGCCGCCAGCCGCTATGGCCTGACGCCGCGCGCCCGTATCGTGGCGATGGCCACCGCCGGCGTGGCGCCGCGCATCATGGGCTTCGGCCCGGCGCCGGCGATCCGCAAGGTACTGGCCAAGGCCGGGCTGACGCTGGACCAGATCGACCTGATCGAGCTCAACGAAGCCTTCGCCGCGCAGGCACTGGCGGTGACCCGCGATCACGGCCTCGCCGACGACGATGCGCGCGTCAACCCGAACGGCGGCGCCATCGCCATCGGCCACCCGCTCGGCGCCTCCGGCGCGCGCTTGGTGACCACGGCGGCCTACCAGCTGGCCCGCACCGGCGGCCGTTACGCGCTGTGTACGATGTGCATCGGCGTGGGGCAGGGCATCGCGCTGATCATCGAGCGCGTATGA
- the aroQ gene encoding type II 3-dehydroquinate dehydratase, with product MKKILVLNGPNLNLLGTREPAQYGSTTLADVEAMCKETGKRLGYEVECFQSNWEGALIDKIHEAGKAFNEGTLKGVVINPGALTHTSIALHDAIKGVGDLPVIEIHISNVHARESFRHHSYVSPAAAGIIVGFGVTGYSLAMEGLVRKFPE from the coding sequence ATGAAAAAGATTCTGGTCTTGAACGGCCCCAACCTGAACCTGCTGGGCACCCGTGAGCCGGCCCAATACGGCAGCACCACGCTGGCCGACGTCGAAGCCATGTGCAAGGAAACCGGCAAGCGCCTCGGCTACGAAGTCGAGTGCTTCCAGAGCAACTGGGAAGGCGCCCTGATCGACAAGATCCACGAGGCCGGCAAGGCCTTCAACGAGGGTACGTTGAAAGGGGTCGTCATCAACCCCGGCGCGCTGACGCATACCTCGATCGCCCTGCACGACGCCATCAAGGGCGTGGGCGACCTGCCGGTCATCGAGATCCACATCTCGAACGTGCACGCCCGCGAATCGTTCCGCCACCACTCCTACGTCTCGCCGGCCGCCGCCGGCATCATCGTCGGCTTCGGCGTGACGGGCTACAGCCTGGCGATGGAAGGCCTGGTGCGCAAATTCCCGGAGTGA
- a CDS encoding lyase family protein, which translates to MQTDVAEVFEPAGEGRGGSSTMPHKRNPVSPAIVLSAVRVPALVGNVFSAMVQEPRITAHLSYEELNRLLDPVNYTGVADAPIERVLAAALAGN; encoded by the coding sequence ATGCAGACCGACGTGGCCGAAGTGTTCGAACCGGCCGGCGAGGGCCGGGGAGGCTCCTCGACCATGCCGCACAAGCGCAACCCGGTCAGCCCGGCCATCGTGCTGTCTGCCGTGCGCGTGCCGGCGCTGGTCGGCAACGTGTTCTCGGCCATGGTGCAGGAGCCCCGCATCACCGCGCATTTGTCCTATGAAGAATTGAATCGCCTGTTGGACCCCGTCAACTACACCGGCGTAGCCGACGCGCCGATCGAGCGCGTACTGGCCGCCGCACTGGCAGGAAACTGA
- the pcaD gene encoding 3-oxoadipate enol-lactonase, with protein sequence MSTIKLDTCTIHYDLDGLAGAPVLVLSNSLGTTMDMWAPQLDALRWKFQLLRYDTRGHGKSTPVPGPYTIDRLGRDVLGLLDALGIERAHFCGISMGGLTGLWLGINAPERLNKLVVSNTAARVGTAEGWQDRARLVRDEGMPEVADGAASRWFTPHFIQHQPELVDMLLQQLRSSPQAGYAACCDALEKADLRQDVARISAPTLVISGRHDPVTTTEDARYLVEQIAGSKLVELDASHLSNVEAAAEFNRAVVDFLLA encoded by the coding sequence ATGTCTACCATCAAACTCGATACCTGCACCATCCACTACGACCTCGACGGCCTGGCCGGTGCGCCGGTGCTGGTGCTGTCCAACTCGCTCGGCACCACCATGGACATGTGGGCGCCTCAACTGGACGCGCTGCGCTGGAAATTCCAGCTGCTCCGCTACGACACGCGCGGCCATGGCAAATCGACCCCGGTGCCCGGTCCGTACACGATCGACAGGCTCGGCCGCGACGTGTTGGGCCTGCTGGACGCGCTCGGGATCGAGCGTGCGCACTTCTGCGGTATTTCGATGGGCGGCCTCACCGGCCTGTGGCTGGGCATCAACGCTCCCGAGCGCCTCAACAAGCTGGTGGTCAGCAATACCGCCGCACGGGTCGGCACCGCAGAGGGCTGGCAGGACCGCGCCCGCCTGGTGCGTGACGAAGGCATGCCCGAAGTGGCCGATGGCGCCGCCAGCCGCTGGTTCACCCCGCATTTCATCCAGCACCAGCCGGAGCTGGTCGACATGCTGCTGCAACAATTACGCTCCAGCCCGCAGGCCGGCTACGCCGCGTGCTGCGACGCGCTGGAGAAGGCTGATCTGCGCCAGGACGTCGCCCGCATCAGCGCACCGACGCTGGTGATCAGCGGCCGGCACGATCCGGTGACCACCACCGAGGATGCGCGCTACCTGGTCGAGCAGATTGCCGGGTCGAAGCTGGTGGAACTGGATGCCTCCCACCTCTCCAACGTCGAAGCCGCCGCCGAATTCAACCGCGCCGTGGTGGACTTTCTGCTCGCCTGA
- a CDS encoding NAD-dependent succinate-semialdehyde dehydrogenase encodes MEILSEADLLRDRCYIDGQWLDGAERLAVHNPATGELIATVPRLGADETRRAIDAAHAAGVAWRALTGKERAAYLRRWFDLVLAHAEPLARLLTAEMGKPLAEAKGEIAYGAAYIEWFAEEAKRVYGDVIPAPQGDKRLITIKQPVGVVAAITPWNFPNAMLARKIAPALAAGCTVVAKPAEQTPLSALALARLAEAAGIPPGVINVVTGDPVAIGGELTSNPLVRKLTFTGSTEVGRLLLRQCAGTVKKVSMELGGNAPFIVFDDADLDAAVEGAMVSKYRNTGQTCVCANRLYVQDAVYDAFVAKLAARVAALEVGNGMEAGVTQGPLIDEDAVAKVEAHIADALGQGATIVTGGQRHALGGTFFEPTILRDVTPAMRVAREETFGPVAPVFCFRDEADVIAQANASEFGLAAYFYSRDVGRVWRVAEAIEAGMVGVNTGLISTEVAPFGGIKQSGFGREGSRYGIEDYLEIKYLCLGGIQ; translated from the coding sequence ATGGAAATCTTGAGCGAAGCGGACCTGCTGCGGGACCGCTGCTATATCGACGGGCAATGGCTTGACGGCGCCGAGCGTCTGGCCGTGCACAACCCGGCCACCGGCGAACTCATCGCCACTGTGCCGCGCCTGGGGGCGGACGAAACCCGCCGCGCCATTGACGCGGCCCATGCCGCCGGTGTGGCCTGGCGCGCGCTCACCGGCAAGGAGCGCGCCGCCTACCTGCGGCGCTGGTTCGACCTAGTGCTGGCGCACGCCGAGCCGCTGGCCCGGCTGCTTACCGCGGAGATGGGCAAGCCTTTGGCCGAAGCCAAGGGGGAGATCGCCTACGGCGCGGCTTACATCGAATGGTTTGCCGAGGAAGCCAAGCGCGTCTACGGCGACGTGATTCCGGCGCCGCAGGGCGACAAGCGCTTGATCACCATCAAGCAACCGGTCGGCGTGGTGGCGGCGATCACGCCGTGGAACTTCCCAAATGCCATGCTGGCACGTAAGATCGCGCCGGCGCTCGCTGCGGGGTGCACCGTCGTCGCCAAGCCGGCGGAACAGACCCCGCTGTCGGCGCTGGCCCTGGCCCGTTTGGCCGAAGCGGCCGGGATCCCGCCTGGCGTGATCAACGTCGTCACCGGCGACCCGGTCGCCATCGGTGGCGAGCTGACGAGCAACCCGCTGGTGCGCAAGCTGACCTTCACCGGCTCGACCGAGGTCGGCCGGCTGCTGTTGCGCCAATGCGCCGGCACGGTCAAGAAGGTCAGCATGGAGCTGGGCGGCAATGCGCCGTTCATCGTGTTCGACGACGCCGACCTCGATGCCGCGGTGGAAGGGGCGATGGTGTCGAAGTACCGCAATACCGGGCAGACCTGCGTCTGCGCCAACCGCCTCTACGTGCAGGACGCGGTCTACGATGCCTTCGTCGCCAAGCTCGCGGCGCGGGTGGCCGCGCTCGAAGTCGGCAACGGCATGGAGGCCGGCGTGACGCAAGGCCCGCTGATCGACGAGGACGCCGTCGCCAAGGTCGAGGCCCATATCGCCGACGCGTTGGGGCAGGGTGCTACTATCGTCACCGGTGGCCAGCGCCATGCGCTGGGCGGCACCTTCTTCGAGCCGACCATCCTGCGCGACGTGACACCGGCGATGCGTGTGGCGCGCGAGGAAACCTTCGGCCCGGTGGCGCCGGTGTTCTGCTTCCGCGACGAAGCGGATGTGATCGCCCAGGCCAATGCCAGCGAGTTCGGCTTGGCGGCCTACTTCTACAGCCGCGACGTCGGCCGTGTATGGCGCGTGGCCGAAGCGATCGAAGCGGGCATGGTGGGGGTCAATACCGGCCTCATCTCGACCGAAGTGGCGCCGTTCGGCGGGATCAAGCAATCCGGTTTCGGCCGCGAAGGCTCCCGCTACGGCATCGAGGACTACCTCGAAATCAAATACCTCTGTCTTGGCGGCATTCAATAA
- a CDS encoding ABC transporter ATP-binding protein, translated as MTTPFLQIRGLRKTYDQVVAIDHVSLDIQQGEFMTFLGPSGSGKSTTLYIVAGFQGPTEGQVLLNGKSLLEVAPNKRNIGMVFQRYTLFPHLTVGENVAFPLRVRRRPEAEVKAKVEKMLELVHLANYRDRLPGQLSGGQQQRVAIARALAYDPPLLLMDEPLSALDKKLREEIQFELRRIHQETGVTILYVTHDQEEALRLSDRIAVFNQGKIEQVGTGEELYERPVSRFVAGFIGNSNFLPVKVEQAGGGRARAVFPNGHAVEGTASTLAAGSEGTLMVRPEQMRIRPGAVANGNGLAVTVRDMTYLGDSMHFAVQTPWQQEIAVRMAVRDGLGLSIGAPAVLEWDMQHGHVFA; from the coding sequence ATGACGACCCCGTTTCTGCAGATTCGTGGCCTGCGCAAGACCTACGATCAGGTCGTGGCCATCGACCATGTCTCGCTCGACATCCAGCAGGGCGAATTCATGACCTTCCTCGGCCCGTCCGGCTCGGGCAAGAGCACCACGCTCTACATCGTCGCCGGCTTCCAGGGGCCGACCGAAGGACAGGTGCTGTTGAATGGCAAATCGCTGCTCGAGGTGGCGCCGAACAAGCGCAACATCGGTATGGTGTTCCAGCGCTACACACTGTTCCCGCACCTGACGGTGGGCGAGAACGTCGCCTTCCCGCTGCGCGTGCGGCGCCGCCCCGAGGCCGAGGTCAAGGCCAAGGTGGAGAAGATGCTGGAGCTGGTGCACCTAGCCAACTACCGCGACCGCCTGCCGGGCCAGCTTTCCGGCGGCCAGCAGCAGCGGGTGGCGATCGCCCGCGCGCTGGCCTACGACCCGCCGCTGCTGTTGATGGACGAGCCGCTTTCGGCGCTCGACAAGAAGCTGCGCGAGGAAATCCAGTTCGAGCTGCGCCGCATCCACCAGGAAACCGGCGTCACCATCCTCTACGTGACGCACGACCAGGAAGAGGCGCTGCGTCTGTCCGACCGCATCGCGGTGTTCAACCAGGGCAAGATCGAGCAGGTCGGCACCGGCGAGGAACTGTACGAGCGCCCGGTATCACGCTTCGTGGCGGGCTTCATCGGCAACTCCAACTTCCTGCCGGTCAAGGTCGAGCAGGCGGGCGGTGGCCGTGCGCGCGCGGTGTTCCCCAACGGTCATGCCGTCGAGGGCACTGCCAGCACGCTTGCGGCCGGCAGCGAGGGCACGCTGATGGTGCGCCCTGAGCAGATGCGTATCCGCCCGGGAGCCGTCGCCAACGGGAACGGCCTGGCGGTCACGGTGCGCGACATGACGTACCTGGGCGACAGCATGCACTTCGCGGTGCAGACGCCGTGGCAGCAGGAAATCGCGGTGCGCATGGCGGTGCGCGACGGCCTGGGCCTGAGCATCGGGGCGCCGGCGGTGCTGGAGTGGGATATGCAGCACGGTCACGTGTTCGCCTGA
- a CDS encoding 3-oxoacid CoA-transferase subunit B, with amino-acid sequence MNKLTRDQMAERVARDIPEGSYVNLGIGLPTKVANYLPKDREIFLHSENGLLGMGPAPAPGEEDPELINAGKEPVTLLDGGAFFHHGDSFAMMRGGHLDICVLGAFQVSKKGDLANWHTGAPDAIPAVGGAMDLAIGAKKVYVMMDHLTKSGECKIVERCGYPVTGIGCVDRIYTDLAVIDVTPDGLVVLEMVEGLDFDELQRLTPVPLKLAA; translated from the coding sequence ATGAACAAACTCACCCGCGACCAGATGGCCGAACGCGTGGCCCGCGACATTCCCGAAGGCTCCTACGTCAACCTGGGCATCGGCCTGCCGACCAAGGTGGCCAACTACCTGCCGAAAGACCGCGAAATCTTCCTGCACAGCGAAAACGGCCTGCTTGGCATGGGCCCGGCGCCGGCCCCCGGCGAGGAAGACCCGGAACTGATCAACGCCGGTAAGGAACCGGTGACGCTGCTCGACGGCGGCGCCTTCTTCCACCATGGCGACTCGTTCGCGATGATGCGCGGCGGTCATCTCGACATCTGCGTGCTGGGCGCCTTCCAGGTATCGAAGAAGGGCGATCTCGCCAACTGGCACACCGGCGCCCCGGACGCGATCCCGGCGGTGGGCGGCGCGATGGACCTCGCCATCGGCGCCAAGAAGGTGTACGTGATGATGGATCACCTGACCAAGAGCGGCGAATGCAAGATCGTCGAGCGCTGCGGCTACCCGGTGACCGGCATCGGCTGCGTCGACCGCATCTACACCGACCTCGCCGTGATCGACGTCACCCCGGATGGGCTGGTGGTGCTCGAGATGGTGGAAGGACTGGACTTCGACGAACTGCAGCGCCTGACCCCGGTGCCGCTCAAGCTGGCCGCCTGA
- a CDS encoding GntR family transcriptional regulator codes for MSPKGSSSLKIDRSVKTLRELTLEKMRDAILSAYFKPGERLVERSLCEELGVSRSIVREVLRHLETEGLVESIPHQGPVVATLDADKAAQIYEIRALLEGHAARLCAERADNETIERLAAINEEIQAAFAKNDFYEVLARTSAFYELMFEGSGQIMAWEIVQSLNARINRLRAMTISSAGRATEAAAEMRLLVEALQRRDAQAAHDASVAHVRRVADIAARKLAEMADASPAADLSASRVPLADSA; via the coding sequence ATGTCACCCAAGGGCAGCAGTTCGCTGAAGATAGACCGTAGCGTCAAGACGTTGCGTGAGTTGACGCTGGAGAAGATGCGCGACGCCATCCTCAGCGCCTATTTCAAGCCGGGTGAGCGCCTGGTGGAACGCTCCTTGTGCGAAGAGCTCGGCGTCAGCCGCTCCATCGTCAGGGAAGTGCTGCGCCATCTGGAAACCGAGGGCCTGGTCGAGTCGATCCCGCACCAGGGCCCGGTGGTGGCCACGCTCGATGCCGACAAGGCGGCGCAGATCTACGAAATCCGCGCCCTGCTCGAAGGCCACGCCGCCCGGCTGTGTGCCGAGCGGGCTGACAACGAGACGATCGAGCGCCTGGCTGCCATCAACGAGGAAATCCAGGCAGCCTTTGCCAAGAACGATTTCTACGAGGTGCTGGCCAGGACCTCCGCGTTCTACGAGCTGATGTTCGAGGGCAGTGGCCAGATCATGGCGTGGGAGATCGTCCAGTCGCTCAACGCCCGCATCAACCGTCTGCGCGCCATGACCATCAGCTCGGCCGGCCGGGCGACAGAGGCGGCGGCAGAGATGCGCCTGCTGGTCGAGGCACTCCAGCGCCGCGATGCCCAGGCCGCCCACGATGCCTCCGTGGCTCACGTCAGGCGCGTGGCCGATATCGCTGCGAGGAAGCTGGCGGAGATGGCCGACGCCAGCCCGGCCGCCGATCTGTCCGCTTCCCGGGTGCCACTGGCCGATTCGGCCTGA